The genomic region GGGTGACCCCGGCCAGGGCCACGGCGTAATCCAGAATGGCCTCGTGGATGAACACCCGCCCGGCCTCGGCCTGCAGGTCGGCCACCTCGGACCGGCCGATGACCGCGGACAAGGCGGCCCAGGGGTCGCCGCTCCCGAAGCGGGTGATGATCAACTTCTCCGCCTCCGGTTCCGGGTATCCCAGGTGGACCGTCACCAGGAACCGGTCCAGCTGGGCTTCGGGGAGGGGGAAGGTGCCCTCGGTCTCGACCGGGTTCTGGGTGGCCAGGACGAAGAAGGGATGCGGCAACCGATGGGTCCGGCCATCCACCGTGACCTGGCCCTCTTGCATCGCCTCGAGCAGGCTGGACTGGGTCCGCGGGGTGGCCCGGTTGATCTCGTCGGCCAGGACCACGTTGGCAACGATGGGTCCGGGTCGGTACTCGAACTCCTGTGACTTCTGATTGTAGTAGCTGACCCCGAAGACGTCCGAGGGGAGGAGGTCGGGGGTGAACTGGATCCGTCGAAACTCGGCGTCGATCGAGCGGGCGAGGGCTTTCGCCAGAGTCGTCTTGCCGACGCCCGGCACGTCGTCGATAAGGGCGTGGCCGCCGGCGACCAGAGCAATGAGGATGAGGTCGACGACCTCCCGCCGTCCGACGAAGACCGAGTCGATGCTCCTCCTCAGC from Bacillota bacterium harbors:
- a CDS encoding MoxR family ATPase, with product METREAFIQLRRSIDSVFVGRREVVDLILIALVAGGHALIDDVPGVGKTTLAKALARSIDAEFRRIQFTPDLLPSDVFGVSYYNQKSQEFEYRPGPIVANVVLADEINRATPRTQSSLLEAMQEGQVTVDGRTHRLPHPFFVLATQNPVETEGTFPLPEAQLDRFLVTVHLGYPEPEAEKLIITRFGSGDPWAALSAVIGRSEVADLQAEAGRVFIHEAILDYAVALAGVTRRLPEASLGASPRAVAGLCRAAQARALLDGRSFVLPDDLKALWLPVMEHRLILTPEARLRGRQAAELLNGVLEGTPVPVEEIGPA